From the genome of Uranotaenia lowii strain MFRU-FL chromosome 1, ASM2978415v1, whole genome shotgun sequence, one region includes:
- the LOC129738148 gene encoding abscission/NoCut checkpoint regulator gives RTRAQRNSNGCPSCKYSFCSKCLKYRIKIDGKSRDICLRCFELSKIKPTETKTSTPILDQTSFLVSNEVFIKPIVEQKPVNDEDEAIRARLQALKQQENINDSEPSTSVKAELPGSLTDIEKRLATLKGMEYKDYSEANKMFLLQKDNRSEEEQIQDIMNQYAKEQEIHDSIANYRLVAIEDIEKRLAALKDIQPESQEQSIKKESQIDLEEEDEEEAAQKVVKRYLEEAEIEAKNSHEGNDSELNNMDIPTPLDPSEAQDELPWCTICNEDAVIRCMDCEGDLFCRGCYKEFHDNDEEYRQHKTEPYKTKEGGKQS, from the exons AATGGTTGTCCTTCATGTAAATATTCATTTTGCTCTAAATGCCTCAAATATCGAAtcaaaattgatggaaaatccCGAGACATTTGTTTGAGATGCTTCGAGTTATCCAAGATTAAGCCTACGGAAACTAAAAC AAGTACTCCTATCCTGGATCAAACAAGCTTTCTAGTAAGTAATGAGGTTTTTATCAAACCCATCGTTGAACAAAAACCTGTGAATGACGAGGATGAAGCAATTCGAGCACGATTGCAAGCCCTCAAACAGCAAGAAAATATCAACGATTCAGAACCTTCTACCTCAGTAAAAGCTGAACTACCAGGAAGTTTAACCGACATTGAAAAACGCCTTGCCACATTAAAAGGAATGGAATATAAAGACTATTCTGAAGCAAATAAAATGTTTCTGCTTCAAAAGGATAACAGGAGCGAGGAAGAACAAATACAAGATATTATGAACCAGTATGCTAAAGAACAGGAAATACACGATTCGATTGCTAACTATCGTTTGGTAGCCATTGAGGACATTGAAAAACGACTGGCGGCCTTGAAGGACATTCAACCCGAAAGCCAAGAACAATCTATCAAAAAAGAATCACAAATAGATttagaagaagaagatgaagaagaggCTGCTCAGAAAGTTGTTAAAAGATATCTAGAGGAGGCAGAAATAGAAGCCAAAAACAGTCATGAAGGAAACGATAGCGAATTGAACAATATGGACATTCCGACTCCTTTAGATCCCAGTGAGGCACAAGATGAGCTTCCGTGGTGCACGATTTGCAATGAAGATGCTGTGATTCGATGTATGGATTGTGAAGGAGATCTATTCTGCAGAGGTTGTTATAAAGAATTTCACGATAACGATGAAGAGTACCGACAACACAAGACAGAGCCCTACAAAACAAAGGAAGGTggaaaacaaagttaa